A window of the Diceros bicornis minor isolate mBicDic1 chromosome 28, mDicBic1.mat.cur, whole genome shotgun sequence genome harbors these coding sequences:
- the LOC131393422 gene encoding phytanoyl-CoA dioxygenase domain-containing protein 1 isoform X5, producing MACLSSSQLQKFQEDGFLVLEGFLSAEECAAMQQSIGQIVAKMDVPLHCRTVFTTKEEEQKRAQGNTDYFLSSGDKIRFFFEKGVFDEEGNFLVPPEKSINKIGHVLPHQDATFLYTEPLGRLLGVWIALEDATLENGCLWFIPGSHTSGVSRRMVRNPAGSTPGTCFQGSEPARDNSLFVPTPVRRGALVLIHGEVVHKSEQNFSDSSRHVYTFHLMEASGTVWSPENWLQPTAELPFPLLYT from the exons ATGGCCTGCCTGAGCTCCTCCCAGCTGCAGAAG TTCCAGGAGGATGGATTCCTGGTGCTGGAAGGATTCTTGTCTGCAGAGGAGTGTGCGGCCATGCAGCAGAGCATTGGCCAGATAGTGGCCAAGATGGATGTCCCTCTCCACTGCCGCACAGTATTTACCACGAAGGAAGAGGAGCAGAAGCGAGCCCAG GGCAACACAGACTATTTCTTGAGCAGCGGCGACAAGATTCGATTCTTCTTTGAGAAAGGCGTTTTTGACGAGGAAG GAAACTTCCTGGTTCCCCCGGAGAAATCCATCAACAAAATTGGCCACG TCTTGCCCCATCAGGACGCCACCTTCCTGTACACGGAGCCCCTGGGCCGGCTGCTGGGTGTGTGGATCGCGCTGGAGGACGCCACGCTGGAGAACGGCTGCCTCTGGTTCATCCCTGGCTCCCATACCA GTGGAGTGTCGAGAAGGATGGTCCGGAACCCTGCGGGCTCAACGCCTGGGACCTGCTTCCAGGGGTCAGAGCCAGCCCGGGACAACAGCCTCTTTGTGCCCACGCCAGTGCGGAGAG GGGCCCTCGTCCTAATCCACGGAGAAGTGGTGCACAAGAGCGAGCAGAACTTCTCTGACAGTTCGCGCCACGTCTACACTTTCCACCTCATGGAGGCCTCTGGCACCGTCTGGAGCCCGGAGAACTG GCTCCAGCCAACAGCTGAGCTGCCCTTTCCCCTCCTGTACACCTAA
- the LOC131393422 gene encoding phytanoyl-CoA dioxygenase domain-containing protein 1 isoform X2: MACLSSSQLQKFQEDGFLVLEGFLSAEECAAMQQSIGQIVAKMDVPLHCRTVFTTKEEEQKRAQGNTDYFLSSGDKIRFFFEKGVFDEEGNFLVPPEKSINKIGHALHAHDPVFKSVTHSTKMQALARSLGLQTPVVVQSMYIFKQPHIGGEVLPHQDATFLYTEPLGRLLGVWIALEDATLENGCLWFIPGSHTSGVSRRMVRNPAGSTPGTCFQGSEPARDNSLFVPTPVRRGALVLIHGEVVHKSEQNFSDSSRHVYTFHLMEASGTVWSPENWLQPTAELPFPLLYT, from the exons ATGGCCTGCCTGAGCTCCTCCCAGCTGCAGAAG TTCCAGGAGGATGGATTCCTGGTGCTGGAAGGATTCTTGTCTGCAGAGGAGTGTGCGGCCATGCAGCAGAGCATTGGCCAGATAGTGGCCAAGATGGATGTCCCTCTCCACTGCCGCACAGTATTTACCACGAAGGAAGAGGAGCAGAAGCGAGCCCAG GGCAACACAGACTATTTCTTGAGCAGCGGCGACAAGATTCGATTCTTCTTTGAGAAAGGCGTTTTTGACGAGGAAG GAAACTTCCTGGTTCCCCCGGAGAAATCCATCAACAAAATTGGCCACG CTCTGCACGCCCACGACCCTGTCTTCAAGTCTGTCACCCACTCCACCAAGATGCAG GCCCTGGCCAGAAGTCTGGGCCTCCAGACGCCTGTGGTGGTGCAGAGCATGTACATCTTTAAG CAACCTCATATTGGCGGTGAAG TCTTGCCCCATCAGGACGCCACCTTCCTGTACACGGAGCCCCTGGGCCGGCTGCTGGGTGTGTGGATCGCGCTGGAGGACGCCACGCTGGAGAACGGCTGCCTCTGGTTCATCCCTGGCTCCCATACCA GTGGAGTGTCGAGAAGGATGGTCCGGAACCCTGCGGGCTCAACGCCTGGGACCTGCTTCCAGGGGTCAGAGCCAGCCCGGGACAACAGCCTCTTTGTGCCCACGCCAGTGCGGAGAG GGGCCCTCGTCCTAATCCACGGAGAAGTGGTGCACAAGAGCGAGCAGAACTTCTCTGACAGTTCGCGCCACGTCTACACTTTCCACCTCATGGAGGCCTCTGGCACCGTCTGGAGCCCGGAGAACTG GCTCCAGCCAACAGCTGAGCTGCCCTTTCCCCTCCTGTACACCTAA
- the LOC131393422 gene encoding phytanoyl-CoA dioxygenase domain-containing protein 1 isoform X4, which produces MQQSIGQIVAKMDVPLHCRTVFTTKEEEQKRAQGNTDYFLSSGDKIRFFFEKGVFDEEGNFLVPPEKSINKIGHALHAHDPVFKSVTHSTKMQALARSLGLQTPVVVQSMYIFKQPHIGGEVLPHQDATFLYTEPLGRLLGVWIALEDATLENGCLWFIPGSHTSGVSRRMVRNPAGSTPGTCFQGSEPARDNSLFVPTPVRRGALVLIHGEVVHKSEQNFSDSSRHVYTFHLMEASGTVWSPENWLQPTAELPFPLLYT; this is translated from the exons ATGCAGCAGAGCATTGGCCAGATAGTGGCCAAGATGGATGTCCCTCTCCACTGCCGCACAGTATTTACCACGAAGGAAGAGGAGCAGAAGCGAGCCCAG GGCAACACAGACTATTTCTTGAGCAGCGGCGACAAGATTCGATTCTTCTTTGAGAAAGGCGTTTTTGACGAGGAAG GAAACTTCCTGGTTCCCCCGGAGAAATCCATCAACAAAATTGGCCACG CTCTGCACGCCCACGACCCTGTCTTCAAGTCTGTCACCCACTCCACCAAGATGCAG GCCCTGGCCAGAAGTCTGGGCCTCCAGACGCCTGTGGTGGTGCAGAGCATGTACATCTTTAAG CAACCTCATATTGGCGGTGAAG TCTTGCCCCATCAGGACGCCACCTTCCTGTACACGGAGCCCCTGGGCCGGCTGCTGGGTGTGTGGATCGCGCTGGAGGACGCCACGCTGGAGAACGGCTGCCTCTGGTTCATCCCTGGCTCCCATACCA GTGGAGTGTCGAGAAGGATGGTCCGGAACCCTGCGGGCTCAACGCCTGGGACCTGCTTCCAGGGGTCAGAGCCAGCCCGGGACAACAGCCTCTTTGTGCCCACGCCAGTGCGGAGAG GGGCCCTCGTCCTAATCCACGGAGAAGTGGTGCACAAGAGCGAGCAGAACTTCTCTGACAGTTCGCGCCACGTCTACACTTTCCACCTCATGGAGGCCTCTGGCACCGTCTGGAGCCCGGAGAACTG GCTCCAGCCAACAGCTGAGCTGCCCTTTCCCCTCCTGTACACCTAA
- the LOC131393422 gene encoding phytanoyl-CoA dioxygenase domain-containing protein 1 isoform X1 yields the protein MSLSTAAQYLPRRKRSRSEPRVLIYKPVCSGPPSQSCGPGPLMGLTHAEELLPSRGHKGNYNGQKPRHPENRDLRRKKGDRMTTSSKPSVSFGCMAAFQGNTDYFLSSGDKIRFFFEKGVFDEEGNFLVPPEKSINKIGHALHAHDPVFKSVTHSTKMQALARSLGLQTPVVVQSMYIFKQPHIGGEVLPHQDATFLYTEPLGRLLGVWIALEDATLENGCLWFIPGSHTSGVSRRMVRNPAGSTPGTCFQGSEPARDNSLFVPTPVRRGALVLIHGEVVHKSEQNFSDSSRHVYTFHLMEASGTVWSPENWLQPTAELPFPLLYT from the exons ATGTCCCTCTCCACTGCCGCACAGTATTTACCACGAAGGAAGAGGAGCAGAAGCGAGCCCAG AGTCTTAATTTACAAGCCTGTCTGCAGCGGGCCTCCAAGCCAAAGCTGCGGTCCAGGCCCATTGATGGGGCTCACTCACGCTGAGGAGCTCCTGCCATCTCGTGGCCATAAGGGGAATTACAATGGCCAGAAGCCTCGCCACCCAGAGAACAGGGACTTGAGAAGGAAAAAGGGTGACAGAATGACAACTTCCTCCAAACCATCAGTTTCATTTGGCTGCATGGCAGCCTTCCAG GGCAACACAGACTATTTCTTGAGCAGCGGCGACAAGATTCGATTCTTCTTTGAGAAAGGCGTTTTTGACGAGGAAG GAAACTTCCTGGTTCCCCCGGAGAAATCCATCAACAAAATTGGCCACG CTCTGCACGCCCACGACCCTGTCTTCAAGTCTGTCACCCACTCCACCAAGATGCAG GCCCTGGCCAGAAGTCTGGGCCTCCAGACGCCTGTGGTGGTGCAGAGCATGTACATCTTTAAG CAACCTCATATTGGCGGTGAAG TCTTGCCCCATCAGGACGCCACCTTCCTGTACACGGAGCCCCTGGGCCGGCTGCTGGGTGTGTGGATCGCGCTGGAGGACGCCACGCTGGAGAACGGCTGCCTCTGGTTCATCCCTGGCTCCCATACCA GTGGAGTGTCGAGAAGGATGGTCCGGAACCCTGCGGGCTCAACGCCTGGGACCTGCTTCCAGGGGTCAGAGCCAGCCCGGGACAACAGCCTCTTTGTGCCCACGCCAGTGCGGAGAG GGGCCCTCGTCCTAATCCACGGAGAAGTGGTGCACAAGAGCGAGCAGAACTTCTCTGACAGTTCGCGCCACGTCTACACTTTCCACCTCATGGAGGCCTCTGGCACCGTCTGGAGCCCGGAGAACTG GCTCCAGCCAACAGCTGAGCTGCCCTTTCCCCTCCTGTACACCTAA
- the LOC131393422 gene encoding phytanoyl-CoA dioxygenase domain-containing protein 1 isoform X3, producing MSLSTAAQYLPRRKRSRSEPRVLIYKPVCSGPPSQSCGPGPLMGLTHAEELLPSRGHKGNYNGQKPRHPENRDLRRKKGDRMTTSSKPSVSFGCMAAFQGNTDYFLSSGDKIRFFFEKGVFDEEGNFLVPPEKSINKIGHVLPHQDATFLYTEPLGRLLGVWIALEDATLENGCLWFIPGSHTSGVSRRMVRNPAGSTPGTCFQGSEPARDNSLFVPTPVRRGALVLIHGEVVHKSEQNFSDSSRHVYTFHLMEASGTVWSPENWLQPTAELPFPLLYT from the exons ATGTCCCTCTCCACTGCCGCACAGTATTTACCACGAAGGAAGAGGAGCAGAAGCGAGCCCAG AGTCTTAATTTACAAGCCTGTCTGCAGCGGGCCTCCAAGCCAAAGCTGCGGTCCAGGCCCATTGATGGGGCTCACTCACGCTGAGGAGCTCCTGCCATCTCGTGGCCATAAGGGGAATTACAATGGCCAGAAGCCTCGCCACCCAGAGAACAGGGACTTGAGAAGGAAAAAGGGTGACAGAATGACAACTTCCTCCAAACCATCAGTTTCATTTGGCTGCATGGCAGCCTTCCAG GGCAACACAGACTATTTCTTGAGCAGCGGCGACAAGATTCGATTCTTCTTTGAGAAAGGCGTTTTTGACGAGGAAG GAAACTTCCTGGTTCCCCCGGAGAAATCCATCAACAAAATTGGCCACG TCTTGCCCCATCAGGACGCCACCTTCCTGTACACGGAGCCCCTGGGCCGGCTGCTGGGTGTGTGGATCGCGCTGGAGGACGCCACGCTGGAGAACGGCTGCCTCTGGTTCATCCCTGGCTCCCATACCA GTGGAGTGTCGAGAAGGATGGTCCGGAACCCTGCGGGCTCAACGCCTGGGACCTGCTTCCAGGGGTCAGAGCCAGCCCGGGACAACAGCCTCTTTGTGCCCACGCCAGTGCGGAGAG GGGCCCTCGTCCTAATCCACGGAGAAGTGGTGCACAAGAGCGAGCAGAACTTCTCTGACAGTTCGCGCCACGTCTACACTTTCCACCTCATGGAGGCCTCTGGCACCGTCTGGAGCCCGGAGAACTG GCTCCAGCCAACAGCTGAGCTGCCCTTTCCCCTCCTGTACACCTAA
- the LOC131393425 gene encoding volume-regulated anion channel subunit LRRC8A-like produces the protein MVNLTELELICCDLERIPHSIFSLHNLQEIDLKDNNLKTIEEIISFQHLYRLSCLKLWYNHIAYIPIQIGNLTNLERLYLNRNKIEKIPTQLFYCRKLRYLDLSHNNLTFLPPDIGLLQNLQNLAITANRIEALPPELFQCRKLRALHLGNNVLQSLPSRVGELTNLTQIELRGNRLEYLPVELGECPLLRRSGLVVEEDLFNTLPPEVKERLWRADKEQA, from the exons ATGGTGAACCTGACGGAGCTGGAGCTGATCTGCTGCGACCTGGAGCGCATCCCCCACTCCATCTTCAGCCTCCACAACCTGCAGGAGATCGACCTCAAGGACAATAACCTCAAGACCATCGAGGAGATCATCAGCTTCCAGCACCTGTACCGCCTCTCCTGCCTTAAGCTGTGGTACAACCACATCGCCTACATCCCCATCCAGATCGGCAACCTCACCAACCTCGAGCGCCTCTACCTGAACCGCAACAAGATCGAGAAGATCCCCACCCAGCTCTTCTACTGCCGCAAGCTGCGCTACCTGGACCTCAGCCACAACAACCTGACCTTCCTCCCCCCCGACATTGGCCTCCTGCAGAACCTCCAGAACCTGGCCATCACGGCCAACCGG ATCGAGGCGCTGCCCCCGGAGCTCTTCCAGTGCCGCAAGCTGCGGGCCCTGCACCTGGGCAACAACGTGCTGCAGTCGCTGCCCTCGCGGGTGGGCGAGCTGACCAACCTGACCCAGATCGAGCTGCGGGGCAACCGGCTGGAGTACCTGCCCGTGGAGCTGGGCGAGTGCCCGCTGCTCAGGCGCAGCGGCCTGGTGGTGGAGGAGGACCTGTTCAACACCCTGCCGCCCGAGGTCAAGGAACGGCTCTGGAGGGCCGACAAGGAGCAGGCCTGA